The genomic segment CCCGCGGGCTGCCCGAAATCACCTCGGTGCAGACCTTCGCCGGCACGCCTGCGCCGTTCAACTTCAACGGCCTGGTGCGACACTATTACTTGCGCGAGCGGCCCGAACTCGGCGAGCTGCAGGTGAACTTGAAGGAGCGCGGCGAGCGCAGCCGCGCCAGCCATGACATCGCGCTCGACCTGCGCAAGCGATTGCAGGCGCTGAAGCTGCCGGAAGGCACCAGCCTCAAGGTGGTCGAGGTGCCGCCTGGTCCGCCGGTGCTGTCGACGCTGCTGGCGGAAATCTACGGCCCCGACGCCGCGACGCGCCGTGCGGTTACCGCCGAGGTCGAGAAAATCTTCAAGCAGGTGCCGTTCATCGTCGACGTCGACAATTCGATCGGTGAGCCGCGGCCGCGGCTCAGGCTGTCGATCGACCAGGACCGGCTAGAGTTCTTCGGCGTCGAACAGAAGGACGTCTATGACACCGTCCAGGCGCTGTTCGGCGGCACCTCGATCGGCTACTCGCATCGCGGCGAGGGCCGCAATCCGATCGCCATCACGGTCGGGCTGCCGAAGCGCGATCTCGAATGGAACGAGGCGCTGGCCTCGACGCCGGTGCCGGCCAATTCTCTGCCCGGCGCCAAGACGGTGGTCGAACTCGGCCAACTGGTGAAGGCCACCAAGGAAGTCGGCTCGCCGATGATCTTCCGCCGCGATGGCCGGTTCGCCGACATGGTGATGGCCGAGCTCGCGGGGAAATTCGAAGCGCCTTTGTACGGCATGCTCGACGTCGACAAGCTGATCGAATCCCACGACTGGGGCAAACTGCCGAAGCCGGCGATCAGCCTGCACGGCCAGCCGTCCGACGAGTCGAAACCGACCGTGCTGTGGGACGGCGAGTGGGAGATCACCTGGGTGACGTTCCGCGACATGGGCGCCGCGTTCGGCGCCGCAATCCTCGGCATCTATGTGCTGGTGGTGGCGCAGTTCAAAAGCTTCAAGCTGCCGCTGGTGATCCTGACGCCGATCCCGCTGACGCTGATCGGCATCCTGATCGGCCATTGGTTGCTCGGGGCGCCGTTCACCGCCACCTCGATGATCGGCTTCATCGCGCTCGCCGGCATCATCGTGCGCAACTCGATCCTGCTGGTCGATTTCATCCGCCATTCCGGCGGCGTGGGGAAGACGTTGCGCGAAGTCGTGCTGGAAGCCGGTGCAGTGCGGTTCAAGCCGATCCTGCTCACGGCTCTGGCCGCGATGATCGGTGCGGCAACGATCCTGCTCGACCCGATCTTCCAGGGCCTGGCGATCTCGCTGCTGTTCGGCCTCGCGTCGTCGACGCTGCTCACGGTACTGGTCATTCCGGCGATCTATATCGTGTTGCGCGACAAACCGCCGATTCCGCCGCCGGCCACGGCAAAGTGATGGCACTGCCGTTCGATCCGAGGCACAACAGGGCCAACCCAAGTCCTGGAGATTGGAACCGATGATGATCACCCGACGGTCGGCCGTGACGGCGGCGCTTGCACTGGCTCCGACGCTGGTGGCCGCCAAGGCCTGGGCGGCGCCGACCGCGCCGGATGCCGAGGATGTGCTGTCGACCGATGCGGTGTTGTACGACGCGGAGATTCCGGTTGCGGGCAATCCCAAGGGCGACATCACCATCGTCGAGTGGTCCGACTATCGCTGCCCGTACTGCAAAAAGGTGGCGCCGGACCTGACGCAGGTGGTGAAGGAGGACGGCAACATTCGCCTGGTGCTGAAGGACTGGCCGATCTTCGGCGGAGTATCGGTCGATGCGGCGAAGATGGTGCTGGCTTCGAAATACCAGGGCAAGTTTCTGCAGGCGCACGAGGCGCTGATCGGTTCGACCTCGAAGCTGACCGAGACGACGCTGAACGAGACGCTCAAGGCCGGCGGGATCGATGTCGACCGCGCCACCAAGGATCTCGACGCCAACCGCGCCACGATCGAAGCGATCCTCAAGCGTAACGACACTCAGGCGAAGGCATTCGGCTTCCAGGGGACGCCGTCGTTCATCGTCGGCCGCTTCCGCGTGCCCGGCGTGCTCGACGTCGCGCTGTTCAAGCAGGCGATCAAGGACGCCCGCGAGGCCGCGAAGAAGACCGACAAGAAGTAATAGCTTCGGACACTGACCTTTCCTCGTCATTGCGAGCGAAGCGAAGCAATCCAGTTCCGAGCATGGAGCCCTCTGGATTGCTTCGCTCGTAATGACGGAGAGCCGGCGGGGCCCGCTTTCAATTTCGCCTGTTGCTTGATCTGAGTCATCTTCACAACCGTCGCGGTCGCGCTAAGCTGCGGCGTCGCATCGCAGCGGGATGACGGTTATGCTCTGCATCCGCTTGGCGGCGTGTGCTGCCGTGATGATCAATCTGTCCGGATTGGTGCTGAGCGCGACTCCCGCGGCCGCGGCGCCGTGGCGCGCCGACGAAGGCAATACGCGTGGCTGGATGCTGATGTCGCCGCCGGAGCGGATCGAGCATCAGGGACGGGTGCGCGGCTTCACTGATTACAACGCCTGCGAAGCCTATCGGGCCGAGCATCACGCGCTGATGGTGCAGCGGGCGCGCGAGCGCGGGCTCGACCTGCCGCACGGTGGACGCGACTTCTGCGATCATCTGAAATCCGGGCGGGATTGAGCCGGTGGCGGCCGCTGCTGCAGCGCTGCGCAGGTGGTCGATCCCGCTGCTGAGCTGCGCGGTGCCGGCAGGCTTCGCGGTGTGGGCATTTCCCGAAGGTCTGGCGCCGGTTCGCGCCGCGGGCATCATCACCGGCTGGCTCGGCTGCGGCTTGTTGCTGGTCAGTCTGCTGCTGATGCTGCGCGAGCCACGGCTTGCGGCTTGGCTGGGTGGCCTGGAGCGAATGTATCGCTGGCACCACGCCACAGGACTGGCGGCCTATCTGTTCCTGTTGCTGCATCCGCTGCTGCTCGCCGCCAACAACTTGTCGTCGCCGCGGGTCGCCTGGCAGACGCTGTCGCCGTTCACCGAAAGCTGGCCGGTGTGGTCCGGCTGGCTCGGGCTGCTGCTCCTGATGGGCGGCCTCGTCACCACCTTCATCCGCCGCATCCGCTACAGCACGTGGCGCTGGCTGCATGCGCTGCTCGGCCTCGGCGTGCTGACCGGGCTGGTGCATCTGATCCTGCTCGGCATCGATGAGCCTGTGCTGCCGATCCTGGCGGTCGCGGCGGCGATTCTCGGTTGGCGGCTGATCCGTGGCGATCTTGGGCTTGCGGCGCGGCCCTATGTGGTGACGTCGGCGCTGCCACTCGCGGCGCGATCGATCGAGGTCGTGCTGCGTCCGCTCGGTGATCCGGCGATGGTGACGCCCGGTCAGTTTGTCCTCGTGGAATTCGGCAACGGCGACCGCTATCGCGGCTGCGGCGAATTTCATCCCTTCACGGTCAGCACGATCGCGGGCCAGGACGAGCTGCATCTTGCCGTCAAGGCGCTCGGGGACTGCACCACCCGGATGCAGGCGATCGAGCCCGGCGTTGCAGCCCGCGTGATTGGCGGTTTCGGCGGCTTCGTCGATCCGCACGGAAGGGCGCCGCAGTTCTGGGTGGCAGGCGGGATCGGCGTCACGCCTTTCGTTGCTTTGCTGAACGCCGGCCCGCTGCTGCATCCGACGCGGCTGCTGTATTTGTATCGCTGCGAAGCCGACGCGGCCTTCCTGCCGGAGCTGCGCGCGACTGCGGCGGCCGATCCGAAGTTTACGCTCCATGCCGTTGAGACCGGTGACGGTGTTCCCGATCTCGGCCCGTTGTTGCCGCCCGCCGGCGAGTTGTCGGGCGCCGAGTGTTATTTGTGCGGACCGCCCGGTCTGGTCGCCGCATTGAAATCGGCGCTCGCTGCACGCGGCGTCACCGCTCAGCATGTCCACTACGAGAATTTCGAGTTCAGATGATGCGCAAGCTGTTCTACGTCTCGACCGCCGCGTTCTGGATCGCCGTCGCCGGTTTCTGGATCGCCAATCTCCTGGTGCCGGGCGCCGACACCACGGCGACCGCCGCCGAGCGCGAGATCGGCGCCGCTGAATTGGCGAAGCATGCGGTGCCGCAGGATTGCTGGATGGCGATTCGCGGCAACGTCTACGACATCACGGCGTATCTGCCGGATCATCCGTCGCGGCCGAGCATCATCGAGCCGTGGTGCGGCAAGGAAGCGACCGAGGCTTACGACACCAAGACCAAGGGTCGTAAGCACTCGTCCGA from the Rhodopseudomonas palustris genome contains:
- a CDS encoding ferric reductase-like transmembrane domain-containing protein, whose protein sequence is MAAAAAALRRWSIPLLSCAVPAGFAVWAFPEGLAPVRAAGIITGWLGCGLLLVSLLLMLREPRLAAWLGGLERMYRWHHATGLAAYLFLLLHPLLLAANNLSSPRVAWQTLSPFTESWPVWSGWLGLLLLMGGLVTTFIRRIRYSTWRWLHALLGLGVLTGLVHLILLGIDEPVLPILAVAAAILGWRLIRGDLGLAARPYVVTSALPLAARSIEVVLRPLGDPAMVTPGQFVLVEFGNGDRYRGCGEFHPFTVSTIAGQDELHLAVKALGDCTTRMQAIEPGVAARVIGGFGGFVDPHGRAPQFWVAGGIGVTPFVALLNAGPLLHPTRLLYLYRCEADAAFLPELRATAAADPKFTLHAVETGDGVPDLGPLLPPAGELSGAECYLCGPPGLVAALKSALAARGVTAQHVHYENFEFR
- a CDS encoding DsbA family protein; its protein translation is MMITRRSAVTAALALAPTLVAAKAWAAPTAPDAEDVLSTDAVLYDAEIPVAGNPKGDITIVEWSDYRCPYCKKVAPDLTQVVKEDGNIRLVLKDWPIFGGVSVDAAKMVLASKYQGKFLQAHEALIGSTSKLTETTLNETLKAGGIDVDRATKDLDANRATIEAILKRNDTQAKAFGFQGTPSFIVGRFRVPGVLDVALFKQAIKDAREAAKKTDKK
- a CDS encoding cytochrome b5 domain-containing protein — translated: MMRKLFYVSTAAFWIAVAGFWIANLLVPGADTTATAAEREIGAAELAKHAVPQDCWMAIRGNVYDITAYLPDHPSRPSIIEPWCGKEATEAYDTKTKGRKHSSEADALLPKYRIGRFIDGS